The sequence CTTCTCTCTACCACCCGGCAGTGGGAGAAGTTTCTGGTAAACACTTCACATTACATGGACGGGGAAGGAGGGAGCCTGAGTGGGGTACCAGTGAAGGGCAAAGAGAGGAATGTTTTACTGTAGTGTTTTTGCAGAGTCGCATTCTTTTAACTGCGTAATAGTCACACCAGAGAGGTTATAAACgtaaatgtgttgttgttgctgtcacTGACGAAGTTGATTTGGCACTGCTCCAGTCTGGCAATATCCCCGAGGTCCAACTCTGATAATAACTGAGTTGGGTCAGTGTTTGTTGTTAAAACCTTCTGTTTTTCATGCTGCTCctccacatcctcctcctcctcctcctcctctcccgcTGCCTTCTCATCTTTGCTgtcctcatcatcctcctcctcttcctctgtgatAGAGCAGAGGCGGGTTGCACACCCAGTGTTGTCGGCAGGCGGTCTATAGTGGCACTGCCCGTTCAGCAGCCTCCTCAGGGGCATCAGGGGCACCGCTTCCTCacccagcagctgctgctggcagTGCCGGAAGTCACTCTGACGCTTCAGCCGTTTGAACTCGCTGAAGGCAGAGGTTGCGTTCTGGTAGAGGCTGTGGGCGATGGCCTGGGCCTTTTCCGATTTGCTAACTAGGACGGCATGACACCGGAGCACCACCGCCATGTTCTTGACCTGGTGTCTGTAGATCCAGGCCAGTATTTTGGGCCGGCACGGGTCAGCACTGCAGTAGGTGATTCTGTTCAGAGAGTAAAGATGAATGGGTTTCTTTTTCCCGGATTTGTCAGCACTCATCCGGATCCCTTGTGGTCCCACTGTTAACCTCATCTTGACACTCTCTTCCCCATAGTTGCTCCTCGCCCAGATCTTGGCCACTGCCTCCTGGGTGCAGCCGTCTCCCTTAGCCGTGATGGTGACCACACTTCCCAGGTAGCGCACGTTGTAAACAGGCTCCTCTTTGTTCAGTTCCACCTTCTGCCGTTTGGTATGAAAGATGCTGCCCACCCAGTCGAAGGGGCAGTCGGGCAGCAAGTCAGGACAGGAGCGCAGCAGGGAGGAGAGAATGGATTGGTAGGTCAGCCCCGTCCCCAGGCTCTTGGGTTTACTCTTGGCCTCGTCCTCCACCAGAACAAACTTATTCCTTCTCCAGGGCAACATGGTACGAGAGGAGTTGGAGCGAGTGAGCCCCTCTGCCGCTGCGTTTGCTCTCGTCAGCTCAGGCAAGAAGAGTAGGAGAGCCGGTGTGCGTACGAGAGTGAGAGGAAGAACAGAAGAGAGAAGCTGCTTTGTGAAGCACAGAAGAGAGACTGAGGGCTGCGAGCCTCAGCCTGTCTGTTCCCCTGCTcgctcctccttcctctcctcctcctcctcctcctcctcctcctactcctctttctcctctgctgtctgcaCCATGCAGCGTTGATCAGTGCAGGAGCCTTAGCCCAGTGTTCAAGCACCCTCAACCCCCTCCCTGCTTCGTTGTTTTGCTTCCAAATGGCTCCCTACCAAAGCATTATTTATCCGTCCAGCTTTGCACTGATGTATCACTGTATTGATGTTTCTGGTAAATCTGAGGAAGAGGGTACATCGCCCCGTCATTCTCTGTCAGGGGGCTTATGTGACTACTTGTAAATTCTGGTAAAAGTCAGTGAAGTCCACAGAATTTAATTAAGTCTTCTTGTTTACTGCAACGTTTAAATGTCCATAAAATGATCTTGTTAGTAGTGATACTTTTACAGATTGAACATATTGGTCCTCACTGTGAATTTACAAATTGTCTTCATCTTTAAAGAAGTTAAAGGCACAACCTGTGATGCTGGGCTCTACTGTTAAAAGCCAAAACACAAGCTCAAAACCTGGTATTACTGTAAATTTGCTTGATTGGATTGGATAACACTGGATAACAAGCAAATCCAAGTCTCTACTGTTCTCTCTAATGCTCTAAGAGGTTTGTTTACACCAGTAATTTCACTTGTGAAAGACACAAAAGGCAGAATTTACATATGTGGTACAATTTCTTGAAATATATATGTGATGAAAATACTTCGAATATGTGGTCAGAATAATTACAGATTGGACTTCCATTAGAGATGGATGACATTATTCAATAATTCAAGAGCAACTCAAAGAGCAAGTTACAGCTAAAGAGATTCAGAGgatgaaacataaaatatgcattCGAAATAAGGAGTCCCAGTGTATTTGTAACGGAAAATGTATTCTACACACTTCTAATTTTTTACTGAAGTCATGTACCTCGTTGTGATGGTGAGCATATAAGTGTGCTGGCATTAACATTTAGCCTCTAGTACAGCTCTAGACTCTTGTTTCATATTTAACCAAGATTTAACCAAGATAAACAGGTTGAACCATAGACTGTTAATAAAGATATAGCAAGATGtaatgtcacccattggtttgtattggagccggtttgaagccgAGAGTTGCAGCTtgtctgtttggagccaggaccttccaaataaggagtgcaggatGTTGCCTTTCAtactctggaaacatgccccgcTACTCGAGACTGAAGTGactgctagcttactgggaacactgagctGTGCACATTTGGGCttgttagctactttagctaaattgtacCAAAAGGGCAGGCATCATAATCAagattaaacttactgaaatattgcgtCAATAGTCggactcagtgcgagtcccgagccagggagagcagcaggtgaaccaactgtcaatcacagctgtcaatcaatgcccacacTGCAGACATCAACGCTACTATTAGTCttaaaatcttattaacggtgcaataatttccaaaatgatcacCAGCACACCTTTAACAGGGCCTGAATTcagtgattgagaccataaaaaCTCATAGAAAACAATTATTGACTTaatatttctagagagaagttgtcAATTGTGTTAATTGGAGCCAGTGTTCATTTCATTGATGAATAATTTTCGTCATAGTTTTCgtcaacaacattttttcaaaatgagacgataactaaataaaaactaatttatgaTATCTTTcgtcaacaaataaaaatctggATGAAAATGTTAAGGAGAGACGAGTTGGAGATCAGtcatatgaataaattaaaaacaacaaaattgaaGCAACATTTGCAGAAAAGTCATCCCAAAATTCATTTAAAGGTAAGTgcactttaatgttttttttcaagctaACGTTGTTTTATCAGCTAACTGGTGTGTTTTCACTAAACTTGTAATACAATACAAGCTAAAAGAAACCACTGCTGTCCTGTACTGATAAGAGAAATGAATGACCCAGAGTTGCTAATCTTagataataaattaaaagacTGATTGACACACTAAAGATAATAAAGTTTCACTGTCCTCAAATTGAAACAAATATGTGACAAACAGAGCTTTAACACCAACACACCGACGTGTCCAAAAAACATAATGTTAAACttaatgttcatgttaatgttacttAATATCAGACATATGAGGGAGGGGGCTGGGGTAGAATAGAGACAATTTGGAgtcatgtgtgcttgtgtatgagtgagagaagggaggggaggggaagtTAGGcggtgaaagagagaaaaattagACAGAAGACCTCCGATGACAAGAATGGGCCACTGATTGCAAATAAAGCTAGTGCATCCCAGCAGAATATTTCAACAGCTCCTCTAAGTGCTTTTAAGTACAAAAGTGACTCTAAAGAACAACATAGAAAGGAGGAGGGCATAGATAATGGATTGAGCGAACAGGATTACTGGTCACGACTGAAGACTGAAGACTTTGTTCTAATGACAGAGACAGTAGAGTATATCTAATTACTCAGGGAGAGTAGGCCTAATGCTCATTGGCGTTATTTCGTTATTGTCTGAGATGGTCTTTTGCAAAAAGCAAAGCCATATTCTTGATTCTTTTATATGAGACTTAATTTTATATGCTTTT is a genomic window of Thunnus maccoyii chromosome 4, fThuMac1.1, whole genome shotgun sequence containing:
- the fam43b gene encoding protein FAM43B; this encodes MLPWRRNKFVLVEDEAKSKPKSLGTGLTYQSILSSLLRSCPDLLPDCPFDWVGSIFHTKRQKVELNKEEPVYNVRYLGSVVTITAKGDGCTQEAVAKIWARSNYGEESVKMRLTVGPQGIRMSADKSGKKKPIHLYSLNRITYCSADPCRPKILAWIYRHQVKNMAVVLRCHAVLVSKSEKAQAIAHSLYQNATSAFSEFKRLKRQSDFRHCQQQLLGEEAVPLMPLRRLLNGQCHYRPPADNTGCATRLCSITEEEEEDDEDSKDEKAAGEEEEEEEDVEEQHEKQKVLTTNTDPTQLLSELDLGDIARLEQCQINFVSDSNNNTFTFITSLV